A genome region from Euphorbia lathyris chromosome 4, ddEupLath1.1, whole genome shotgun sequence includes the following:
- the LOC136225521 gene encoding protein ARV 1-like isoform X2, which yields MKCEEEMEYKCVECGFEIKTLFVQYSPGNIRLMKCIILIDLVLHKQKAYRHLLYNALNQETMNLEGLLWKSTMAFILLDAYRSLLLQRNEEQQGSSLSYSLLVSRSQKVSMDVFVGNLIFFCILLLAMRILLNKSVEISRCRNLFGAIVVSSYFKIFFIAMMVWEFPSSVIFIIDLFVFSSNTVALRVITECDLKRCIAACFTAHATKLLVTQLPMLLSTCCG from the exons ATGAAGTGTGAGGAGGAGATGGAGTACAAATGTGTAGAGTGTGGATTTGAAATCAAAACACTGTTTGTGCAATACTCGCCCGGAAACATTCGCCTTATGAAATGT ATTATTCTCATTGATTTGGTTCTGCACAAGCAAAAAGCCTATAGACATCTGCTCTATAATGCTCTTAATCAAGAAACGATGAATTTAGAG GGTTTGCTGTGGAAATCGACCATGgcttttattcttttggatgCTT ATAgaagtttactcttgcaaagaaaTGAGGAACAACAAGGTTCTTCCTTGAGCTATTCTTTATTGGTCTCAAGATCTCAAAAG GTGTCCATGGATGTCTTTGTAGGAAATCTTATATTCTTTTGCATTTTGCTTCTGGCAATGAGGATTCTACTGAACAAATCTGTTGAAATCTCCAG GTGTAGAAATCTGTTTGGTGCTATAGTTGTTTCAAGTTACTTCAAGATCTTTTTTATCGCCATGATG GTCTGGGAATTTCCATCTTCTGTAATTTTCATCAttgatttgtttgttttctCGTCCAACACAGTGGCATTAAGAG TGATTACAGAGTGCGATCTGAAGAGATGCATTGCAGCTTGCTTCACTGCACACGCTACGAAGTTGCTCGTCACTCAGTTGCCTATGCTGCTATCTACCTGTTGTGGTTAA
- the LOC136225521 gene encoding protein ARV 2-like isoform X1, translating to MKCEEEMEYKCVECGFEIKTLFVQYSPGNIRLMKCENCKAVADEYVECELMIILIDLVLHKQKAYRHLLYNALNQETMNLEGLLWKSTMAFILLDAYRSLLLQRNEEQQGSSLSYSLLVSRSQKVSMDVFVGNLIFFCILLLAMRILLNKSVEISRCRNLFGAIVVSSYFKIFFIAMMVWEFPSSVIFIIDLFVFSSNTVALRVITECDLKRCIAACFTAHATKLLVTQLPMLLSTCCG from the exons ATGAAGTGTGAGGAGGAGATGGAGTACAAATGTGTAGAGTGTGGATTTGAAATCAAAACACTGTTTGTGCAATACTCGCCCGGAAACATTCGCCTTATGAAATGT GAGAATTGTAAAGCAGTTGCagatgaatatgtagaatgtgAATTGATG ATTATTCTCATTGATTTGGTTCTGCACAAGCAAAAAGCCTATAGACATCTGCTCTATAATGCTCTTAATCAAGAAACGATGAATTTAGAG GGTTTGCTGTGGAAATCGACCATGgcttttattcttttggatgCTT ATAgaagtttactcttgcaaagaaaTGAGGAACAACAAGGTTCTTCCTTGAGCTATTCTTTATTGGTCTCAAGATCTCAAAAG GTGTCCATGGATGTCTTTGTAGGAAATCTTATATTCTTTTGCATTTTGCTTCTGGCAATGAGGATTCTACTGAACAAATCTGTTGAAATCTCCAG GTGTAGAAATCTGTTTGGTGCTATAGTTGTTTCAAGTTACTTCAAGATCTTTTTTATCGCCATGATG GTCTGGGAATTTCCATCTTCTGTAATTTTCATCAttgatttgtttgttttctCGTCCAACACAGTGGCATTAAGAG TGATTACAGAGTGCGATCTGAAGAGATGCATTGCAGCTTGCTTCACTGCACACGCTACGAAGTTGCTCGTCACTCAGTTGCCTATGCTGCTATCTACCTGTTGTGGTTAA